One window from the genome of Pyrus communis chromosome 16, drPyrComm1.1, whole genome shotgun sequence encodes:
- the LOC137719605 gene encoding zinc finger protein ZAT9-like — MEKHRICKICNKRFSNGKAMGGHMRSHLAKLPLPPKPQSPQQQQHHQLSNSPESSSLPFSTSNRGMHSSLDSAVVHDDSDSESHPRNPTRRRSKRRRKVLGKSSPLPFEAEQVSSVSDTFSTEDVARCLIMLSMDKWKKVKVKNGVDESVEKEEEDESDSGGRSDFRIKDRVRSRGKYKCETCDKVFRSYQALGGHRASHKKTIKTQVFDDYEEDEDEDFEEDDGQDGNQDVVENHRTFECCVCFRQFDSGQALGGHKKVHYYNNLINNAPARNVNLSSSSTNFVDNLVIDLNLPAPEEEEEEDEEVSQVEFSTVSD; from the coding sequence ATGGAGAAGCACAGAATCTGCAAGATCTGCAACAAGCGGTTCTCCAATGGAAAAGCGATGGGGGGTCACATGAGGTCCCACCTCGCCAAGCTTCCTCTCCCTCCGAAGCCGCAGTCgccgcagcagcagcagcatcacCAACTCAGTAACTCGCCGGAGTCGTCGTCTCTTCCATTTTCGACCTCGAACAGGGGCATGCATTCTTCTCTGGATTCAGCCGTGGTCCACGACGACAGCGACAGCGAGTCACACCCGAGAAACCCAACTCGGAGAAGATCCAAGCGGCGCCGCAAAGTGCTTGGCAAATCTTCGCCGCTGCCGTTCGAGGCAGAACAGGTGAGTTCTGTTTCCGATACTTTTTCAACTGAAGATGTTGCCAGGTGTCTCATCATGCTATCGATGGATAAATGGAAAAAAGTGAAAGTAAAAAATGGGGTGGATGAGTCcgtggagaaggaggaggaagatgagTCCGACAGTGGCGGCCGTTCAGATTTTCGGATCAAGGATCGAGTCCGGAGTCGGGGAAAGTACAAGTGCGAGACTTGTGACAAAGTGTTCCGATCTTATCAAGCGCTCGGAGGGCACAGAGCGAGTCACAAGAAAACCATCAAAACCCAAGTGTTTGATGACTATGAAGAGGACGAAGATGAAGATTTTGAGGAAGATGATGGGCAGGATGGTAACCAGGATGTGGTGGAGAATCACAGGACATTTGAGTGCTGTGTTTGTTTCAGACAGTTTGATTCCGGCCAAGCACTCGGTGGGCATAAAAAAGTACACTACTACAATAATTTGATCAACAATGCCCCTGCTAGGAATGTTAATTTGTCATCATCTTCTACTAATTTTGTGGACAATTTGGTCATTGACCTCAATCTCCCTGCAccagaggaggaggaagaagaagatgaagaggtaAGCCAGGTTGAATTCTCAACAGTTTCCGATTGA
- the LOC137721419 gene encoding F-box protein At5g51380-like — protein MGYRVTAEDDPETMSLQAVKANPKTSPLPSSKRRTASWSDIGLKKNTTPLKNLIFAMQLASPKSKPSHETLIPPCENIDRTSVLSDEIFLKILAKLPESQRKPSSVVCKRWLNLHGRLVRSIKVLDWNFLQSGRLISRFPDLNQVDLLAGSLIPDQNSGILLSCGMFPVRTGSGFSPNQRGLESSLLPAEVVDRGLDGLATGCPNLRKLVVIGASELGLLSVAEECLTLQELELHKCSDNVLRGIAACENLQVLKLVANVEELYSSVVSDIGLTILAQGCTRLVKLELWGCEGSFDGIKAIGQCCQMLEELTFCDHRMDGGWVAALSYCENLKTLRFLSCKRIETVPGPDEYLDACPALERLHLEKCQLRDKKGVGALFMVCGAAREIVLQDCWGLENDMFRLASTCRRVRFLSLEGCSVLTTEGLESVILPWKELECLRVVSCKNLKDKEISPALVTLFSTLKELQWRPETKSLPPSSIIGTIIGKKGSRFFRKSRRHEI, from the exons atGGGATACAGAGTGACAGCGGAAGACGACCCCGAAACCATGTCGTTACAGGCAGTGAAAGCGAACCCAAAGACCAGCCCTTTACCGTCGTCGAAGCGGCGGACGGCGAGCTGGTCAGACATCGGGCTCAAGAAGAACACCACCCCTCTCAAGAACCTGATATTCGCTATGCAGCTGGCTTCCCCCAAATCGAAACCCTCCCACGAGACCCTTATCCCCCCTTGCGAAAACATTGATCGGACTTCCGTGTTATCCGATGAAATTTTCCTCAAGATCCTCGCCAAGCTGCCGGAGTCGCAGCGGAAGCCTAGCTCCGTCGTCTGCAAGCGGTGGCTCAACCTCCACGGCCGCCTTGTACGGTCAATCAAGGTCTTGGACTGGAACTTTCTCCAATCTGGTCGGTTAATTTCTCGGTTTCCCGATCTGAATCAGGTGGACCTGCTAGCTGGGTCGTTGATTCCGGACCAAAATTCTGGAATTTTGTTGAGTTGTGGGATGTTTCCGGTGCGTACCGGTTCCGGGTTTTCACCGAATCAGCGAGGTTTGGAATCGAGTTTGCTTCCAGCTGAAGTTGTTGATAGAGGGCTTGACGGGTTGGCGACTGGGTGCCCCAACTTGCGGAAGCTTGTGGTGATTGGCGCTAGTGAATTGGGGCTGCTGAGTGTAGCAGAGGAGTGCCTCACATTGCAagaactggaattgcacaagtgCAGCGACAATGTGCTGCGTGGGATTGCGGCGTGTGAGAATTTGCAGGTGTTGAAGCTGGTTGCAAATGTAGAGGAACTTTACAGTTCAGTGGTTTCAGATATCGGATTGACGATTTTAGCTCAAGGGTGTACTAGATTGGTAAAGCTGGAGCTTTGGGGATGTGAGGGAAGCTTTGATGGGATTAAGGCAATTGGGCAGTGTTGCCAAATGCTGGAGGAGCTGACTTTCTGCGATCATAGGATGGATGGTGGGTGGGTGGCCGCCCTATCGTACTGCGAAAATTTGAAGACTTTGAGGTTTCTGTCGTGTAAAAGGATTGAAACTGTTCCGGGGCCGGACGAGTATTTGGATGCTTGTCCGGCTCTGGAAAGGTTGCATTTGGAGAAATGTCAGCTGAGGGACAAGAAGGGTGTGGGAGCTTTATTTATGGTGTGTGGAGCCGCCAGGGAGATTGTTTTACAGGACTGTTGGGGATTGGAGAATGATATGTTCAGGCTAGCGAGCACTTGCAG GAGAGTGAGGTTCCTATCACTAGAAGGCTGCTCGGTGCTAACAACAGAGGGTCTGGAGTCTGTAATTCTTCCCTGGAAGGAGCTCGAATGTCTTCGAGTAGTGTCGTGCAAGAACTTAAAGGACAAGGAGATATCTCCTGCACTCGTAACCTTATTTTCTACTCTCAAAGAGCTGCAATGGAGACCGGAAACCAAATCTCTTCCCCCGTCAAGCATTATCGGAACCATCATAGGAAAGAAAGGCAGTAGATTTTTCAGGAAGAGTCGAAGACACGAGATTTGA
- the LOC137719657 gene encoding uncharacterized protein, producing MDAQRALLDELMGSARNLTEEERKGYKEITWDDKEVCGAYMVRFCPHDLFVNTRSDLGPCSKIHDPKLKESFEESPRHDAYVPKFEAELAHFCEKLVMDLDRRVKRGRERLAQEVEPAPAPPLSAEKSEQLSVLEEKIKNLLEQVEALGEAGKVDEAEALMRKVDMLNSEKTALAQPPQNDKVLMLAQEKKMALCEICGSFLVANDAVERTQSHVTGKQHIGYGMVRDFITEFKESKEKAREEERLAREKEEEERRKQREKEQEDRRRSNSSDMDRYRDRDRDRERDRYRERDSDYERSREWNGRGSRDGGRGVDYRSRNGRDGGRDRYRDQSRSRSPVRHSHRRSPRSPVRPH from the exons ATGGATGCTCAGAGAGCTCTGCTGGACGAACTTATGGGCTCAG CTCGTAATTTGACAGAGGAGGAGAGAAAGGGGTACAAGGAAATTACTTGGGATGATAAGGAGGTTTGTGGAGCCTATATGGTTCGATTTTGTCCTCACGATCTCTTCGTTAACACTCGAAGCGATCTAG GACCTTGCTCTAAAATACATGACCCAAAGTTGAAGGAAAG TTTTGAAGAGTCCCCACGGCATGATGCTTATGTACCCAAGTTTGAAGCTGAACTTGCTCACTTTTGTGAGAAATTG GTGATGGATTTAGATAGAAGAGTAAAGCGTGGGCGAGAACGCCTTGCTCAGGAGGTGGAACCTGCGCCAGCTCCTCCACTGTCAGCTGAAAAGTCTGAACAGCTATCTGTTCTGGAGGAAAAGATAAAGAACTTACTGGAACAAGTGGAGGCCCTAGGTGAAGCTGGAAAGGTCGATGAAGCTGAAGCACTCATGAGAAAG GTGGATATGCTTAATTCTGAAAAGACAGCCTTGGCTCAGCCGCCCCAGAATGATAAAGTGTTGATGCTGGCACAGGAGAAAAAAATGGCACTCTGTGAGATCTGTGGTTCATTTCTTGTGGCCAATGATGCTGTAGAGAGAACTCAGTCTCATGTTACAGGGAAGCAGCATATTGGTTATGGCATGGTTCGGGATTTTATCACTGAGTTCAAG GAATCTAAGGAGAAGGcaagggaagaagaaaggtTAGCgagggagaaagaagaagaagaacggaGGAAACAAAGGGAGAAGGAACAGGAGGATAGAAGGAGAAGTAATTCAAGTGATATGGACAGGTATCGTGATAGAGATCGTGACAGGGAGCGGGACAGATATCGGGAACGAGACTCAGATTATGAAAGGTCAAGGGAGTGGAATGGCAGAGGTAGTCGGGATGGAGGGAGAGGGGTGGACTATAGGTCCAGAAATGGAAGAGATGGAGGAAGGGATAGGTACCGTGATCAAAGCAGGTCACGTTCCCCTGTTAGGCACAGTCACAGGAGGTCACCTAGAAGTCCAGTTCGCCCGCATTGA
- the LOC137721165 gene encoding probable aquaporin TIP5-1 translates to MARIALTARLQKAITPNALRSYLAEFISTFFFVFTVVGSMMSSRKLMPDAASSDPAGLVMVAVANAFALSSAMYIAANVSGGHINPAVTFGMAVGGHISVLTAICYWISQMVASIMACLLLKVTTVGQHVPTYGITEEMTGFGASVLEGVLTFGMVYAVYIAGDRRHGAFGGIGPLAVGFMAGASVLATGPFSGGSMNPACAFGSAVVAGSFRNQAVYWVGPLIGAAVAGLLYDNVVYPTQCPDSLTGISTGFSSINVS, encoded by the exons ATGGCTAGGATTGCATTGACCGCTCGACTTCAGAAAGCAATCACCCCCAACGCCCTCCGATCTTATCTTGCAGAGTTCATATCAACCTTCTTCTTCGTGTTCACTGTTGTTGGCTCCATGATGTCGTCAA GGAAGTTGATGCCGGATGCTGCATCATCAGATCCAGCAGGTTTGGTGATGGTTGCCGTTGCCAACGCCTTCGCATTGTCCTCGGCCATGTACATTGCAGCCAACGTCTCCGGCGGCCACATCAACCCGGCAGTCACCTTCGGCATGGCGGTCGGAGGACACATTAGTGTCCTCACTGCCATCTGCTACTGGATTTCTCAGATGGTGGCTTCTATCATGGCATGCCTTCTCTTGAAAGTCACTACCGTTGGACAG CATGTTCCGACCTACGGAATCACTGAAGAGATGACGGGTTTCGGGGCGTCGGTTTTGGAGGGCGTGCTGACATTTGGGATGGTGTACGCTGTTTATATTGCCGGTGACCGAAGGCATGGTGCATTTGGGGGCATTGGACCCCTGGCAGTTGGGTTCATGGCCGGAGCAAGCGTTTTAGCAACCGGGCCGTTCTCTGGTGGGTCCATGAACCCGGCTTGTGCATTCGGGTCGGCAGTCGTTGCCGGCAGTTTCAGGAACCAGGCGGTTTATTGGGTGGGGCCTCTGATTGGCGCGGCGGTTGCTGGACTACTGTATGATAATGTGGTGTACCCTACCCAATGTCCGGATTCTCTTACGGGGATTTCTACGGGATTTTCTTCGATTAATGTTTCTTAG
- the LOC137720633 gene encoding P-loop NTPase domain-containing protein LPA1 homolog 2-like, translated as MNNNNKGKAVAVSSPNVNDIDDDDDGNGNISEDELDDDNNRSSGVSSTSIRFSSRNTSSKYDFVKVKVWLGDNADHYYVLSRFLLSRMLTVTKIPNYVAIKIALELKKLLIDNSLLDVSQSDLEVNLFKLMERRGYGEEYINRYKMMTRFHHQRVPLVILVCGTACVGKSTIATQLAQRLNLPNVLQTDMVYELLRTATDAPLTSTPVWARDFSSSEELITEFCRECRIVRKGLGGDMKKAMKDGKPIIIEGIHLDPSIYLMEDDNKTQEQEKTQEADPVAVDGSNTQMENNSPSGSSSEVCNSTAHVSCKEGTPTNKVDEVSNHLEAIGLARSVSEEKGESVTDPELSKSTSVKKEKSGTKPIIIPIVLNMAEFDHKALLEEEISTCTFSDKSIAQDKDKLIRNLKTIQDYLCSFNSQGLRVVNISATTFPQTLDWLHGYLLECIEHGISSVSNENSRQPAES; from the exons atgaacaacaacaacaagggCAAAGCAGTCGCCGTCTCAAGCCCCAACGTCAACGACatcgacgacgacgacgacggcAACGGTAACATCAGCGAAGACGAATTGGACGACGACAACAACAGAAGCAGTGGCGTCTCTTCGACTTCCATCAGATTCTCGTCCCGCAACACTTCCTCCAAATACGACTTCGTCAAG GTGAAGGTCTGGCTGGGTGATAATGCAGACCACTACTACGTTCTGTCCAGATTTTTGCTCAGTCGAATGTTGACTGTCACTAAG ATCCCAAATTATGTAGCGATTAAAATAGCGCTGGAGCTCAAGAAGTTGCTGATTGACAACAGTCTGCTAGATGT TTCGCAGTCCGATTTAGAAGTCAATTTGTTTAAG CTTATGGAACGAAGGGGATATGGGGAAGAGTACATAAATCGGTACAAGATGATGACCAG ATTTCACCATCAACGAGTGCCATTAGTTATTCTTGTATGTGGAACTGCCTGTGTTGGAAAGTCGACCATTGCTACCCAACTCGCACAAAGATTAAATTTGCCTAATGTCTTGCAG ACGGATATGGTATATGAATTGTTGCGCACGGCAACAGA TGCACCGTTGACATCTACTCCTGTATGGGCACGAGATTTCAGCTCCTCTGAGGAATTAATTACTGAATTTTGTAGGGAATGCAGGATTGTCCGTAAAG GATTGGGTGGTGATATGAAGAAAGCTATGAAAGATGGAAAGCCAATAATAATAGAG GGAATACATTTGGATCCAAGCATTTATTTAATGGAAGATGATAATAAAACACAAGAACAAGAGAAAACTCAGGAGGCAGACCCTGTTGCAGTAGATGGTTCCAACACACAGATGGAAAACAATTCTCCAAGTGGAAGTTCATCTGAAGTTTGCAACAGTACTGCACATGTCAGCTGCAAAGAAGGGACACCAACTAACAAGGTGGATGAGGTCTCGAATCACCTGGAAGCTATTGGTCTAGCCAGAAGTGTTTCTGAGGAAAAAG GTGAAAGTGTTACTGATCCAGAGTTGAGTAAAAGTACTTCTGTTAAGAAAGAGAAGTCTGGTACTAAACCAATTATTATACCTATAGTTTTGAATATGGCTGAATTTGATCATAAG GCATTACTAGAAGAGGAGATCTCGACTTGTACATTTAGTGATAAATCTATAGCCCAg GATAAAGATAAGCTAATACGCAACTTAAAGACCATCCAGGACTatctttgttcattcaattcgCAG GGATTGAGAGTCGTCAATATATCAGCAACCACATTTCCGCAAACACTGGATTGGCTGCATGGTTATCTTCTTGAG TGTATAGAGCACGGTATTTCATCAGTGTCCAATGAAAATAGTAGGCAGCCTGCGGAAAGTTAG
- the LOC137720696 gene encoding cell number regulator 6-like translates to MADGTAHSRYVKLTKEQAPAEDINPGELNQPIEVPQLNVHRCNECGQPLPDSYQAPADEPWTTGIFGCAEDRESCLTGLFCPCVLFGRNVESLRDDVPWNRPCICHAVCIEGGMALAALTAIFHGIDPRTSFLICEGLLFSWWMCGIYTGLVRQSLQKKYHLKNSPCDPCLTHCCLHWCALCQEHREMKGRLSDNAVMPMTVVNPPQVQQMKSADDNQDSAAPSSTSNNGHTNMEMQAL, encoded by the exons ATGGCGGATGGGACTGCGCACTCGCGGTATGTGAAGCTGACGAAAGAACAAGCGCCGGCGGAGGACATTAATCCCGGCGAGCTCAATCAGCCCATCGAAGTTCCTCAG TTGAATGTTCACAGGTGTAACGAATGTGGACAGCCTTTACCCGACAGCTATCAGGCCCCTGCAGATGAGCCTTGGACAACCGGAATTTTTGGCTGTGCTGAAGATAGAGAAAGTT GCTTGACAGGGTTATTTTGTCCATGTGTTCTGTTTGGGCGCAATGTTGAGAGCCTAAGAGACGATGTCCCTTGGAACAGACCTTGCATTTGTCATGCCGTTTGTATTGAAGGTGGTATGGCTCTGGCAGCTTTAACTGCAATCTTCCATGGCATTGACCCAAGGACTTCATTTCTTATTTGCGAGGGTCTGTTATTTTCTTGGTGGATGTGTGGGATATATACAGGTCTTGTCCGGCAATCCTTGCAGAAGAAGTATCATCTAAAG AACTCGCCGTGTGACCCATGCTTGACACACTGCTGCTTGCACTGGTGCGCCTTGTGCCAAGAGCACCGGGAGATGAAGGGACGCCTCTCGGACAATGCTGTGATGCCAATGACTGTCGTCAACCCACCCCAAGTTCAACAGATGAAGTCTGCTGACGACAACCAGGACTCTGCTGCACCATCCTCTACCAGCAATAATGGCCACACCAATATGGAGATGCAGGCGTTGTAG
- the LOC137721526 gene encoding peroxisomal membrane protein 11B-like has translation MNDTVDKLVIFLAKRDGIDKLVKTFQYVSKIAHWHAEAKNPEVAQRAKQWEVASGLSRKAFRTGRFLTGFNALRRSPGSTPTLRFLAVLANAGEMVYFFFDHFLWLSRIGTLNPNLAQKMSFISAFGESFGYVFFIVLDFIALKEGAEAEKKVAALEDKSAETKSESLRKIRADRVMRLMAVAANVADLIIGIADIEPNPFCNHAVTLGISGLVSAWSGWYRNWPS, from the coding sequence ATGAACGACACAGTAGACAAACTTGTTATCTTCCTGGCAAAGCGAGACGGCATTGACAAGCTTGTCAAAACCTTCCAATACGTCTCCAAGATTGCGCACTGGCACGCCGAGGCCAAGAACCCCGAAGTTGCGCAGCGAGCCAAGCAGTGGGAAGTTGCATCCGGGCTTAGCCGGAAGGCCTTTCGAACGGGGCGGTTTCTCACGGGATTCAATGCGCTGAGAAGAAGCCCCGGCTCCACCCCTACGCTTCGGTTCCTAGCCGTTCTTGCTAATGCAGGGGAGATGGTCTACTTCTTTTTCGACCATTTTCTCTGGCTGTCCAGAATCGGGACTCTGAACCCGAACCTGGCGCAAAAGATGAGCTTTATATCGGCGTTTGGTGAGTCGTTTGGGTATGTTTTCTTCATCGTTTTGGATTTCATTGCGTTGAAAGAGGGCGCGGAGGCGGAGAAAAAGGTTGCTGCCTTGGAGGACAAGTCTGCGGAGACGAAGAGCGAGAGTTTGAGAAAGATTAGGGCTGATAGAGTGATGAGATTAATGGCAGTGGCGGCTAATGTTGCGGATTTGATCATCGGAATCGCGGATATCGAGCCTAATCCGTTCTGTAATCATGCCGTCACTCTTGGGATTAGTGGTTTGGTATCTGCATGGTCCGGTTGGTACAGAAACTGGCCTTCATAA
- the LOC137721313 gene encoding structural maintenance of chromosomes protein 2-1-like, producing MYIKEVCLEGFKSYATRTVVPGFDPYFNAITGLNGSGKSNILDSICFVLGITNLQQVRAANLQELVYKQGQAGITKATVSIVFDNSDRARSPLGYEALSEITVTRQIVVGGRNKYLINGKLAQPSQVQNLFHSVQLNVNNPHFLIMQGRITKVLNMKPPEILSMLEEAAGTRMYETKKEAALKTLEKKQSKVDEINKLLDQEILPALDKLRRERAQYMQWANGNTDLDRLKRFCIAHEYVQAERIRDSAASELEQVKARISEVDDDMRKMKGEIQEMETQVSKLTAEKEARMGGEVKTLSDKVDALSQDLVKEVSVLSNKEDTLGIENKNAEKIVNNIEDMKQSVKETDFAIRKAEEGAADLKKRAEELSQTLNEYEKDYQGVLAGKSSGNEEKCLEDQLGDAKVAVGNAETELKQLNTKISHCQRELKEKNNQLMSKREEADAVKSELTARKRDLENLENALKSVPYKEGQMEALQKDHASELGEVQKLRDKMRNLSAQLLNVEFTYRDPVNNFDRSKVKGVVAKLIKVKDNSTMTALEVTAGGKLFNVVVDTESTGKQLLQNGNLRRRVTIIPLNKIQPYTVHPRVQQAASKLVGKENAELALSLVGYDNELKSAMEFVFGSTFVCKTVDAAKEVAFNKEIRTPSVTLEGDIFQPSGLLTGGSRKGGGDLLRQLHELAETEQKLSVHQRRLTELEAKITELLPLQKKFMELKAQLELKSYDLSLFQGRAEQNEHHKLGELIKRIEQELLEAQFAAKEKQLLYDDCVNKVSLLEKSIKENDNSREGRLKDFEKKIKETKAQMQSASKNLKGHENEKEKLTMEKEAVIKELASSETQLASLRTQINNLISEVEEQRAKVGSTRNIHDSVLSELNSCRMKMKDCDSQISGILKEQQTLQHKLSETNLERKKMENEVKRMEMEQKDCSTKVDRLVEKHAWIASEKQLFGKSGTDYDFSMRDPRNAREELERLQAQQSGLEKRVNKKVMAMFEKAEDEYNDLMSKKNIIENDKSKIKKVIEELDEKKKETLKVTWVKVNSDFGSIFSTLLPGTMGKLEPPEGCSFLDGLEVRVAFGGVWKQSLSELSGGQRSLLALSLILALLLFKPAPLYILDEVDAALDLSHTQNIGRMIKTHFPHSQFIVVSLKEGMFNNANVLFRTKFVDGVSTVQRTVAAKHK from the exons ATGTACATCAAGGAGGTATGCCTGGAGGGCTTCAAGTCCTACGCGACCAGGACGGTGGTGCCGGGGTTCGACCCCTATTTCAACGCCATAACGGGTCTGAACGGGTCGGGCAAGTCCAACATCCTCGACTCCATCTGCTTCGTCTTGGGCATAACAAATTTGCAGCAGGTCCGCGCCGCCAACCTCCAGGAACTCGTCTACAAGCAGGGCCAGGCCGGAATCACCAAGGCCACCGTCTCCATCGTCTTCGACAATTCAGACCGCGCCCGTAGTCCCCTCGGATACGAGGCACTTTCCGAAATCACCGTCACCCGTCAG ATTGTGGTTGGTGGAAGGAACAAGTATTTGATCAATGGGAAACTTGCACAGCCTAGTCAGGTCCAGAACCTTTTTCATTCAGTGCAGCTCAATGTTAACAACCCGCATTTTCTGATAATGCAAGGGCGCATCACCAAGGTTTTGAATATGAAACCACCCGAGATTCTCTCTATGCTTGAGGAGGCTGCTGGGACTAGAATGTATGAGACCAAGAAAGAGGCCGCTTTGAAGACACTTGAGAAGAAGCAGAGTAAAGTTGATGAGATCAATAAGCTTCTTGACCAGGAGATACTGCCTGCCTTGGACAAGTTGAGGAGAGAAAGGGCCCAATATATGCAATGGGCTAATGGAAACACTGACTTGGATCGCCTGAAAAGGTTTTGCATTGCGCATGAATATGTTCAAGCAGAGAGAATTAGAGACAGTGCAGCGTCTGAGCTGGAACAAGTGAAGGCCAGGATTTCCGAGGTTGATGATGATATGAGAAAGATGAAGGGAGAAATACAGGAAATGGAGACACAAGTGTCGAAGTTGACTGCTGAAAAGGAGGCTAGAATGGGTGGAGAAGTAAAAACTTTGTCTGACAAGGTAGACGCGCTTTCTCAAGATCTTGTGAAGGAAGTGTCTGTGTTGAGTAATAAAGAGGACACTCTTggtattgaaaataaaaatgctGAAAAG ATTGTTAACAATATTGAAGACATGAAGCAGTCTGTAAAAGAGACGGACTTCGCTATAAGAAAGGCTGAAGAAGGAGCAGCTGATTTGAAAAAGAGAGCAGAGGAACTTTCTCAGACACTGAATGAGTATGAAAAGGATTACCAG GGTGTACTAGCGGGCAAGAGCAGTGGAAATGAGGAGAAATGCCTCGAAGATCAACTGGGTGATGCCAAAGTAGCTGTTGGCAATGCTGAAACAGAACTAAAACAGCTGAACACAAAAATAAGTCATTGTCAAAGGGagttaaaagagaaaaataatcaaCTAATGTCAAAACGTGAAGAAGCTGATGCGGTAAAGAGTGAACTTACTGCTAGAAAAAGAGATCTGGAAAATCTTGAAAATGCACTGAAGTCTGTTCCATATAAAGAGGGCCAGATGGAAGCATTACAAAAG GATCATGCGTCTGAGTTAGGGGAGGTGCAGAAGTTGAGGGATAAAATGCGAAATCTTTCAGCTCAATTATTGAATGTTGAGTTCACCTATCGGGATCCTGTGAATAACTTCGATAGGTCCAAGGTCAAGGGTGTAGTTGCAAAACTTATCAAAGTGAAGGATAACTCCACCATGACTGCCTTAGAG GTTACTGCTGGTGGAAAgttgtttaatgttgttgtAGACACAGAAAGTACAGGAAAACAACTTCTTCAGAATGGCAACCTTCGAAGAAGAGTAACAATTATACCTCTGAACAAAATACAACCGTATACTGTTCATCCTAGGGTTCAACAAGCTGCTTCTAAATTG GTTGGCAAGGAGAATGCAGAGCTTGCACTTTCTTTGGTTGGGTATGACAATGAATTGAAG AGTGCTATGGAATTCGTTTTTGGTTCAACCTTTGTTTGCAAAACTGTAGATGCTGCAAAGGAG GTTGCTTTTAACAAGGAAATTCGCACCCCAAGTGTCACTCTTGAAGGTGATATCTTTCAGCCTAGTGGCCTTTTGACTGGTGGAAGCCGCAA GGGTGGGGGTGATTTGTTAAGGCAACTTCACGAGCTGGCAGAGACTGAACAAAAACTTTCCGTGCATCAGAGAAGATTGACCGAACTTGAAGCAAAG ATTACAGAGCTTCTGCCCCTTCAGAAGAAGTTCATGGAACTTAAAGCACAGTTAGAACTTAAATCCTATGACCTTTCATTATTCCAGGGCAGGGCTGAGCAAAATGAGCATCATAAG CTTGGCGAATTAATAAAAAGGATCGAGCAGGAACTTCTAGAAGCACAATTTGCAGCAAAAGAAAAACAGCTTTTGTATGACGATTGTGTGAATAAAGTTTCATTACTTGAGAAATCAATCAAAGAGAATGACAATAGTCGGGAGGGAAGGCTCAAAGATTTTGAAAAGAAGATTAAAGAAACAAAAGCTCAAATGCAATCAGCTTCAAAGAATCTCAAG GGGCATGAGAATGAAAAAGAGAAGCTGACTATGGAAAAGGAAGCTGTTATAAAGGAACTTGCATCTTCAGAGACTCAATTAGCTTCTTTGAGAACACAAATTAACAACCTAATTTCAGAAGTGGAAGAACAGAGAGCAAAG GTGGGTTCTACAAGAAATATTCATGATAGTGTCCTATCTGAGCTTAACTCATGTCGTATGAAGATGAAGGATTGTGATTCCCAAATTAGTGGCATTCTTAAGGAGCAACAAACACTTCAGCATAAACTTAGTGAGACAAATCTTGAaaggaagaaaatggaaaatgag gTAAAACGAATGGAAATGGAGCAGAAAGATTGCTCTACCAAAGTTGATAGATTGGTAGAGAAACATGCCTGGATTGCATCCGAGAAGCAGTTATTTGGGAAAAGTGGGACTGATTATGATTTTTCGATGCGGGATCCTCGTAATGCAAGGGAAGAACTTGAGAGACTACAGGCCCAACAGTCTGG CCTTGAGAAAAGGGTGAATAAGAAAGTTATGGCCATGTTCGAGAAAGCAGAAGATGAGTACAACGACCTAATGTCTAAGAAGAACATCATTGAG AATGATAAGTCTAAGATCAAGAAGGTGATTGAAGAGCTGGatgagaaaaagaaggaaacactGAAAGTTACTTGGGTAAAAGTTAACAG tgACTTTGGATCTATCTTTTCGACCCTTTTGCCCGGCACAATGGGAAAGCTTGAACCTCCTGAAGGGTGCAGCTTCTTAGATGGACTTGAGGTTCGTGTTGCATTTGGGGGTGTTTGGAAACAGTCCTTGTCAGAACTGAGTGGAGGTCAGCGATCTCTGCTTGCACTATCTCTGATCTTGGCATTGCTTCTCTTCAAACCCGCCCCACTTTATATACTGGATGAG GTTGATGCGGCTCTTGATCTAAGCCACACGCAGAACATTGGAAGAATGATCAAAACTCATTTCCCCCACTCCCAG TTTATCGTGGTTTCGCTGAAAGAAGGCATGTTCAACAATGCCAACGTTCTTTTCCGAACGAAATTCGTGGATGGAGTTTCGACTGTTCAAAGGACTGTTGCAGCCAAGCACAAGTGA